Below is a window of Mycolicibacterium rhodesiae NBB3 DNA.
ACGGGCAGCGCGGGGCGGATATCACCTTCGACGACGCGGCTGCCCAGCAGCTGGGTACGGGCGGGGACGCCTCGGCAATCGTCGACGAGACCGTGATTCGCTTCCAGTCGGCGCTGTGCGCCGAAGCGGTTGGCGCGATGGACGAAGCCTTGAGGTTGACCACCGATTACCTCAAGACGCGCAAGCAATTCGGCGTGCCGCTCAAGACGTTCCAGACCCTGACCCAGCGGGCCGCCGACATGTACGTCTCGTTGGAGCTGGCGCGCAGCATGAACTACTACGCGGCGGTGTGCGTCGCGGACGGGCGTTTCGACATGATGGCTGCCGCCCGGGCCAAGATACAGATCGGCCGCTCGGGCAAGCACATCGCACAGGAGGCGATTCAGATGCACGGCGGCATAGGCGTCACTGCCGAGTACCCGATCGCGCACTACGCGGCGAGGCTGACCGCCATCGATCAAACCTTCGGCTCCGCAACCGACCATCTGCGTTATCTCAGCGGTGGGCTGGCTGAGTACGGAGTCGTTGCGCTGTAGCATTCGCAATCGGTGCGTCTAGCGGCCGTTGGATCGCATTCTTTCTGGTGCCTTCGTGGCAACCTGGTTCACGACGTGGTCTGCAGGGCACTCTTCGATTGCTCGGCTTGAGCGTGCAGTCGACGTGCCCGGGTCCTCATCGGCCGTTACTCGACGTTGAGTCGCTGTCTAGAGTCCGCCAGAGATCTCCAGGAGGAAATTGCATTGATGATCGAACCTGCCAAGACGTTTTCCCGCACATTCAGGGGCTACGAGCCGACCGCGGTCGATGCGTCTATCGAAGCGTTTGCCACTAAGCAGCAATTCCTGCTCAACGACATCGAGAGCCTGACGGGCCGGCTGAAGGAACGCGACCGTGAAGTCACCGTCCTGCGGAAGGAGCTGGCTGATCTCGTCGAAACCTCGAATTCTCCCCGGGCGATGCAGCAGCGAATGGCCATGATGCTGCAACGGGCGGTCGACGAGGTTTCCGAGATGCAAGCGGAGGCGCAGGCTGAGGCGGAGGCGCTGATCGCGGCAGCGGCAGCCGAAGCAGAGGCCGACCAGCGAAAGCACCGAGAGTTGCTAGCGGAGATGGTCGCAAAGCGAGACGCCCTATCGGCCGAGTACGAAGAGGCCAAGAATCAGCTCGAAGAAGAATTGGCCGCGATGCGCGCCGAAAGCGAGTCACAAATCGATGCGGCGCGGCAGGACGCGCAAGAGCGGCGCGAGCAGCTCCTCGCCGATGCAAAACAGGAGGCTGACTTTTATCGCGATCAAGCCCGGCAGGAGGCTCAGGAGGCGCGAGAGCAACGGGTCCGAGTTCTGGAGCAACTGATGGGCGTTTACCGCGACCTCGAAGAGGTTCCGGCCACTCTCGAAGCGGCATACCGAGAGGCAAAGGATTCGCAAGAGGCGAGCACCTGACCAGTTATTGGGCAGCTGATTCGCGAGACTCTCCAGCCAACGCAACACTGAGTCTGCGCGTTGCCGTCGCGAGTTGCGATCCCATTCGCACGACCGCCGAGCCGCTGATCGGCGCGGCGGTAGGAACCAGACTGAGCATCAGCACAACGCGAGAATCCGGCCCGAGGATCGGGGAGTCGATGTGGCTCACCTCGTAGGTGCCATCCGGCTCCAGGCTGATCGGGAACCACTCCTCCTGGTGAACAAGTTCGTCGGTCAACTCCTGCGCCAGCTGGCTCAGCCGGTTGGACCGTACTTCGGCGCTACGTACGATCAGGGCCAACTCCTGCAGCCGTAGATCAGGCAGGATGTGAAGTCCGACAGCGTATCCGCGCTCTCGCGCGGCTGCGATCGCGGTGCGGTAACGATCGCGCACCTCCTCGGGCAAGGCCGTCAGCCAATCCTCCCGCACTTCTGGTTCAGCCCAGGCCGCGGTGGCCGCCCCATATGGCGGGCGGTGCGGGAACTGGGTGCCGATCGGCATCGGGTGACCTCCGCCGTGCACGCTTCGCACCTGATCGACGACCGTCGAATAGTTCTCATCCACCGAGAACGCCACGCAATGCGCACCCGTCGCCGCCGACAGTTCCGTCATCACCGAGCGCGCCAACACGAGTGCCGGATAGCGGCCGGCCGCTTCCCGTCCAAGCCGAACCAGCGCGGGCCCGAGATGATAGGTCTTGCGCACCGGATCGCGCAGCAGCCACCCGGCCCGCAACAACTCCGACAGCATCGAATGACAGCTGGCCTTGTGAACGCTCAAATGCCGCGACACCTCGGCCAAGGTAACGCCACGGCTGCCGTCCTCGGCCAAATGCTCGAACAGATTGACCACCCGCTCGGTCTGCGGTGAGGGACGAGGAGCCATCCGGTGATAGTCGCATAGTGCGACTGCTTGCGGTGTTATAAGCGACCATGTGACCATGGCCACAATGAACGACCTTCAAGGCAAAGTGGCCGTCGTGACCGGGGGAGCCGGTGGGATCGGCCGGGCGATGGGCAGGCGTTTCGGCCAGGAGGGAATGAAGGTCGTCCTCGCCGACGTGCTCGCTGAACCGCTCGACGAAGCGACCCGAGCGCTGGCGGACGACGGGATCGAGGCCCTCGGCGTGGTCGCCGACGTCACTGACTATTCGTCGGTCGAATCACTCGCCAAGGAAGTGCTCGACCGCTTCGGCGCGGTGCACGTCGTGTGCAACAACGCAGGCACCGGCGCGGTCTCCGAGGGCTACATGTGGGAACACGACCTCGCCGACTGGCGCTGGGGGATCGACGTCAACGTGCTCGGCGTCATCCACGGCATCAAGGCGTTCGTGCCCATCCTGCTGGAGCAGGGCGAGGGGCACGTGGTCAACACCTGTTCGGGCAACGGCGGATTCGCACCGATTGCGCGGGGTGCGATGGGCGGGGCCGCCACGGCGGTCTACCCGATG
It encodes the following:
- a CDS encoding SDR family NAD(P)-dependent oxidoreductase is translated as MNDLQGKVAVVTGGAGGIGRAMGRRFGQEGMKVVLADVLAEPLDEATRALADDGIEALGVVADVTDYSSVESLAKEVLDRFGAVHVVCNNAGTGAVSEGYMWEHDLADWRWGIDVNVLGVIHGIKAFVPILLEQGEGHVVNTCSGNGGFAPIARGAMGGAATAVYPMTKAAVLCLTESLYTHLEMTGTRVRAHVLFPGGFLNTGIWESWRHRPTQYAATQERHTPDTTLEKVVDRFESAGVHIEFTPLETVADQVIDGIRADNFWMMGPPAPSDQVVSKKAASILARGEPDYLVDVLGKSAENTSESEGGKRR
- a CDS encoding IclR family transcriptional regulator, yielding MAPRPSPQTERVVNLFEHLAEDGSRGVTLAEVSRHLSVHKASCHSMLSELLRAGWLLRDPVRKTYHLGPALVRLGREAAGRYPALVLARSVMTELSAATGAHCVAFSVDENYSTVVDQVRSVHGGGHPMPIGTQFPHRPPYGAATAAWAEPEVREDWLTALPEEVRDRYRTAIAAARERGYAVGLHILPDLRLQELALIVRSAEVRSNRLSQLAQELTDELVHQEEWFPISLEPDGTYEVSHIDSPILGPDSRVVLMLSLVPTAAPISGSAVVRMGSQLATATRRLSVALAGESRESAAQ
- a CDS encoding cell division protein DivIVA gives rise to the protein MMIEPAKTFSRTFRGYEPTAVDASIEAFATKQQFLLNDIESLTGRLKERDREVTVLRKELADLVETSNSPRAMQQRMAMMLQRAVDEVSEMQAEAQAEAEALIAAAAAEAEADQRKHRELLAEMVAKRDALSAEYEEAKNQLEEELAAMRAESESQIDAARQDAQERREQLLADAKQEADFYRDQARQEAQEAREQRVRVLEQLMGVYRDLEEVPATLEAAYREAKDSQEAST